From one Humulus lupulus chromosome 8, drHumLupu1.1, whole genome shotgun sequence genomic stretch:
- the LOC133798449 gene encoding zinc finger protein ZAT11, translating into MKRSITDRELENLTMANCLMFLSRGGSVITTSHNHHHRHLHHQFEYSNSSSNLSLSPSPSPSPNRVFECKTCNRQFPSFQALGGHRASHKKPRIMTGEGGNSSDNSQSGSPTKPKTHECTICGLEFAIGQALGGHMRRHRAILTEPHASAVVVPPPLDIAPLQVRPAVVKKTNNRVLCLDLNLTPLENDIKILQLGKSVPLVDCFF; encoded by the coding sequence ATGAAGAGATCCATTACAGACAGAGAGCTTGAAAACCTAACCATGGCCAACTGTCTGATGTTCCTCTCTCGTGGAGGATCAGTTATCACTACTAGTCATAATCATCATCATCGCCATCTTCATCATCAGTTCGAGTACTCTAATTCATCTTCAAACCTGTCATTATCGCCATCTCCATCCCCGTCACCAAACCGGGTTTTCGAGTGCAAGACCTGTAACCGGCAGTTTCCGTCGTTCCAAGCCCTCGGCGGCCACCGAGCGAGTCACAAGAAACCACGGATAATGACCGGAGAAGGTGGTAACAGCTCTGATAATTCCCAGTCAGGTTCCCCAACCAAGCCCAAGACCCATGAGTGCACCATATGTGGGCTTGAGTTCGCCATAGGGCAGGCCTTAGGAGGTCACATGAGGCGCCATAGAGCCATCTTGACCGAGCCCCATGCTTCGGCCGTGGTGGTGCCACCGCCTCTTGATATTGCTCCTTTGCAAGTACGGCCGGCGGTTGTGAAGAAGACCAATAATAGGGTTTTGTGTTTGGATTTGAACCTCACGCCTTTGGAAAACGACATCAAGATTCTTCAGCTTGGGAAATCAGTTCCTTTGGTTGATTGTTTCTTTTAA